The genomic segment TTTATTGGTTATGCTGATAATAAGTTTGGTTTTTGTTTCTGAGATGACCAAAACTGGAAAATCATTCGGAGCAGATATGTAATCTTCAATGAACAAGTTCTTTACAAGGACAAGTCAGACATTGGAACTGAAGATGAAAGTTCTGAAGTCAAGAATAAAGATGAAGTGTCATTGACAGATATTCCTGTGAATGAATTAAAAAGCAATAACCAGGAAGATGAAGAATcaactgcacaagatgatgagcCACAAACTCTGGTGATTGAACTTAGGAGATCTTCGAGAACAATTAGACTACCTGAGAGATACTCCCCTGCACTTCACTATATTTTACTGACAGACAAAGGTGAACCGGAGACCTATGAAGAGGCTATGAAAAAGATAGTTGCACTTTCGACTACTGAACCTGAGTACATAGCAGTTACAGAAGCTAGCAAGGAGATGATATGGTTGAGATCATTTCTGGAAGAACTGGATCAGAAGCTTGAGGGTAGCACGTTACACTGTGACAGTTAGAGTGCTATTCATTTAGCAAAAAATCTTGTTTATCATGCTAGGACGAAGCATATACAGGTTCGATACCATTTTatcagatcaatcttggaggaTGGAATCTTGATGCTTGAAAAGATTCCTAGAAGTAAAAATCTAGCCGATATGCTCACAAAGACCGTAAcaattgacaaactgaagttgtgttcAATTTCAGTTGAATTGTAAGTATAAATGGAGAGATATGAGCTGCTGCAATGATGATGTGAAGACGTGATTGAAACCAAGTCTTCAACTTAGAGAAATGTTAGGTGAGTGGGCCACTGTATTTAATGGTAGCAATGCATTTTGGAAAAAATGCATTTTGTCAAAACCGTGTCAAATTGGTTGATAGCTGCAGAAAAAATTATTGCATCCTTTGTTCACACGAGagaattcatccataaatacgtgcataatttTCATTGTAAGAATGATCCCAACAAGCTTTTCAGCATTGGGCAAAGAGAAACATGAGTGTTTTTTCTTGAGTGTGAGGCTTTCTTctgagttagagaaaatattttctgggTTATACTCATGTTTgagattttgagagaaaaaatgTTGTATACACTTATAATATTTTATCCTTATAATAAAGATTTACAATAGCTCAGTGGACGTAGCCTATcttgggtgaaccacgtaaatcttgtGTTCTTACTGATTATTTTATTCTGCATTTTTATCGTCACGATCGTTATCGCTTCGATGTAATTACACAACACTTCTAGGAGAATACGGGTTTTCTTATTCGGTTTATTTCTTCTTGGGGACTTCTCGGGGTATTGGTAGTGAAAACAGTACATAGAGAATTTAGGCAGAAGGGAGGTCGTGAATTGGAGTGGTTGTAATTCTGTAGCTGGAATAGTACTGTCAGCGAGATTGAATGAAATTCATACTCTTCTTCCTGTGGACGTAGATTAATTTGATCGAACCATGTAACCTTGTGTGTGGATATATTTTTATGTTCATGATGCATGTTCTTGCTCGTGATTTCATATTGAGTTTTGCGTAATCTTGGACCGTCTATCTCAAAAGTTCAATGGTTTACTTTTCAATATAATCTCAGATAAAATTTCTCATTTGTTATTAACTCAACACCTTTCTCTAAATCTTCATGACTCACAATAATCCTATCTAATACATAATAATTCGGCTAAAATGTGTGTATAGATGTGAATGATATGTGCACTAACCGTATAATCCGAACATTCGATCAACGCCTTGAACAATCTTCAATGtacgtaaaaaaaaaacatacacTAGCACTACAAGAATAAATGCTTATGTTTTATCCAGACACAaaacaaattatttttattaaataagtgCTGGTGCGTTCTATTATTTTGGAAGCTAATCAAATCAAGCAAAATAGTTTTTTTATGCTCTCACTTCGTAttcttaatataatttaatagtGAATCTATAGGAAGATTCAAGATTTACTCGTAGATTAAATGTATACACATCAAGTAACATCTCAAAAATTAAACTGTTCTTGATTATGGAATAATCAACTACATTGATCCTAGCTAGAGATGATCAGTTTGTTTCTTCCTTTAGCCTTTTCAATCTTCTTCCTTTCACGGCCATCTTTTCCAGGAAATGGCTGATCTTCTAAAATCGTTGACAGGCCTTAAAATCAACACAAGGTTGACAGAATCAATTTCAACTTTCAGATCACATGATCATATAGCATATATAAACAATAAACTTACCTGATATGGAGCTCTTGTTTCGCAGATGGACACACATTTTTCCCTTGTTTTCTTGATCTTTAACTCGAGGACAAGTACTCAGTGCCTTGAGCCGAGCAGCTCTAAATATCCACGTCAAATCCATCTGCTTGCTGATCATTCGGACTGCGTAATATGGAATTTTTAAGTGATTTTCTGCGTTCAACTTGATGCAAAGATTGATGAAAGTGATGCAATCTAACAAGCTCTCTTTGGCCATCCCTTTCATGTCATAGGCTTGTGATCTATACCAAAGGCTTTTGGCATGAGTATTTGGAGGGCTACAAAGGCAAAGAGCTCGAGTTGCATCACTTATGGCGGAATCTGGATTTCTTAGCAGCAAACTGCATTGCGCCCTATTGCTATGCAATGCAACTCTATCATTTCTTTGCATTAATCGGCAAAATTCTAGAGCCTCGGTGTATTTCAACTTGGCTTCCTCGATCTGTCCTAAGAAAAACATGCGGTTTCCTTCTTGTTTTAATACGTTTACCTTTACCCTTTTTTCTTCAAGGTTCTCACTAGACATGTTTTGCTCTTGTTTTCTCTTATCTGCCTTCAAAATCCATAACTCTTTTATGGCTTTTTGGACACTAGGATTCTTGATTTCAGAGTTTTGATGGTGCTTAAAGTTACTGAGAAGTGCCCTTGTGATCGTCGCACCAACATTTGACCTGTTTCCAAGATTCCTAAGCTCAATCAAATCGATGAGGTACGATGCAGCAATGTCAAAAACTTTATGCCTTGTCTTTGGATCTTTAAGGAGTAATAAAAGACAATCAATTCCCATGTACTGCCAATCATCGGAAGATCTCGAAAGATGACATAAATTCTCGATAACATGTCTCCATTCCGATATGCTTTCTCTTCCAAGCTCACTGTAACATAGAATTCTTATAAGTCCAACTCCGGCAGGTGATGATTGATTTACTAATCCACCCCACATTTCATACAAATCCTTCAAGAACTCTTGCTTGCAAATGAGATTCAAAGATCTTCCCTTTATTGCAAAACAGTTCAAAAGATGTATACTCCAACACTGAAGTTGGCTGGCCCACTCCTCCGCTTTTTGGTTCTCCATTTCGACCCCTCCAACACCTCGTGTAAGTAAGTTAACGTGATACCTCGCTCTCCTTTTCCTAGGCTTCACTCCCACAAACCTGTTATAGACCATTTCCAGGCAGGATGAAGCTAAACACATGGCTAATTTAACCATTTCATCTTCATATGCCTTAATGGCTTCAAACGTCATTTCGTAGCTAGCAAGATGACCGAGAGCTCGAACAGCAACTCTTTGCTCTACCCAACTCATTTTTCCTCTCAAGAGCTCTAACAATGGTGGAATGACTCCTGAGTCGACAGCTCTTACCGCGGATTCGACTTTGTTCATGGTAAATGAGCCGATAATATGAGTTGCATAATATGGGATGTATATATTCTGATGTGTAAGTAGCCACGTTCTATCATGGAGAGCTTTTCTTATCAAACCAGCCATGCATTCAAAGACACCAAGAGATGGAAGTTCTTGATCATTTGGCTGAGTCATAGCGATGTTCCATAGTGAGCTTACAACAAGAATAAGTACTTCAGAATCAAGAAAAGGTAATCCTTTTAGGTATTCTTTTATTGCAGCTTTTCTGATTGTTGAATCTTGCTCTTTCAAGATGCAAAACAAGCAACAAGATTTGGTGCAAGATTGTTCAGTAGTCATATTTCGAAATATACCATTGCTGCAAGTTGGCATTTTTTACTTTTCTTCAGAATTTGGTTTTAAAGAGTTTGGAAAGTAGACGTTTAATTAGCATGTTGATTAGGCCAAGTGGTGACAACAAGCGGCGCATGTGAAGACTTTTGTGCAAATTTAGCAATATCAAATACATTTTACGTGATAGAATGTATCACTGACTGATTAATTAACAATTATTAAACATAATCAAAGAAAAAGTTGTACTAAATATAACATTAAATTATGTCAGTGCTTCACACATCGGACTGTTAAGAGTTGGAACTTGCCTAAGTTTTGCTGTTACCTTAACTTTACACTTTCTTTTCTTGGATAAACAAAGGTTTAACCACGACTCAATCTATGAATATTCCTCACTTGTCTGTCCCTCAAATAGAAAGTTTTTGTCTCATGTGAAAAGGGATGACATTAATTTATCAAGAACAAGAATGCCCACTTAGACAAAAGGCTTAATATCTGAAAATTGCCTGTTGAAATTACAAGTGGTATAGTGGTCCCTTGTAACTTTTTAATTCTGAATCTCAATTTTCTAATAATCCAGGAACTTTTTTAAGCAAATGGGATCATTTTTTATGCAGTATCAAGTACAGATGGGGATGGTCTCAAGAAAATTCGCCTGCAATATATACCGGCATTAAGTTAGTGAAACGCCTAAAAAGAAGTTTTACCAACTTCGATTATCACTTTTCTGCAGTGTTCAGCCCAGATTGGGAAGGTCTCAAGAAAATACGGCTCCCAGATACACGACTAAACGATTAGTGAAAGGCCTAAAAAGAAGTTTTACCATTAATCTTGATCCTCTTGAACCAGGTGTTCTAGGTATAATTAGCTGATGGTTGCCTGCATTTGTCTAGGCATGCTGAAAATCCAGTCTTAAAGGGCATTTGTTTAGTCGCGACGCTTAATATCTATACAATTTTTTATCCTTGATTATGATGAGGTGATCATGATGAGGCACACAGGATCATTATTCATTCAAGAAGAACCTAATAGGTTGAGTGCAACATGCAGAAGGGCATTGTTATTGTAATAGAAACTAACGATTTTGCCACTGAAGTTGTACATGTACCCTTTCCAATTCCTAGATTCTACAGTCATTGATCATCTTCAATGATCAGCAAAGAACATGGTGATGGTCTCAAGAATACAAGGCCACGATGAATATGTGAAAATTGCATCAAAAGATCTGTTTATATCGATGATTCAAATGTGCAATATATTCATGTGATCCTCACATATATGAAATCCATTGGAATGGCACTGAGAAGGGTGTCTTGGGTTGTTGTAAGCGGTTTGCGGTAGCTTTCTTTTATTGAGtaaaaacatttgaaaagtGATAATACGATAGGGCAGATGACACCCTCAAAAGGAAGAGGTTTATGTTACTTCACTTAAATGGTATAAATTAAGATTTTGTATTGCATATTGAAATCCTAAGAAACAAAAGATACTTACATATTTTCTTCCAAAATATTGCCTGTGTTCATTGTTTGCCCATTTGCTGActttagcatcggagtggctacgtcggacacccctccgacgcccattcacgagttccttttaGTGTCTACAGGTGCTCTCTAAGCCATTATCTTCGTTTCCCTCTCCATTTACTTATCGTTATTTCTTCTCTGTGCAGATAATTCCGAGATGCAGGCAGCTTTTGCTAAGAGAAGGGCAGCTGAGAAAATCGCCCGGGAGAAAGATCTTGCAGCTCGTCGTGCTACTATTGAAGCGGAAAAGAAGCGAGCTGCCGAGGATGCGTCTCAGAGAAACGAAGTTACCCGGGAAGATCCTCACCGGGATGACACCCTCCGGGGGATGGCTGAGACTTCAGAGGAAACTGAGGATCTGGTCCCTCTAAGTCAGAGGAAAAGAAGAGCTGTGGCAGAAcgaaagaataagtaaggttaCTATTTATAAGGGAAGGCGCTAATCTCCACCCTCGATCTGAATTTAATCGGACGATCGCAAAAAGCCTATGAAATCGTGCGTACAGGTGAAAAGACGTATACGTATATCGAGGGGACAGACTCATTATTACCTTGAAAATGAGCGATCTTCGGCGAATTCAATGCTCCGGTGCATGCATCATAATAATATCTTTTGAAATTCCCAAGAGTACTCATAACGGATGCTTAAGGCAGGGAGATATTAAATCTCGGCGTGTACAGTTCACTTTACAGGCTTTGGGATTATGATGTGTGATTGGATTGGGACAGCGAGTCAAGCTCTAAcccgactattttagggatgggtggtgataccctTATAAGGATATGGGTCGGCGTTCACCTGATACCCGTATCTACAACCCGGGGTACCGGGTCGTTTTATGAGCGCCCGGGTaaatcttcccttcccgggcatTGGGGTTTCATTCGTAGTTCTCACATGTCCGGGTTAAGTTCTCGGTTACGTTACCACTTGGACAACCTCGAGAATTGCACCACCTCGGGGTATGAACCCCACTCGAGTATAGCCGATGCAGGCAGTCCGATCTGTCAGAACCACTTGGGTTTGAAGTAtccgagaagtcatcagaagctagtaTGATAAACCGACTTAGTAGACGGTATGATAATCGAGGTAACTACCCACTCTTccactataaatagcaggtattaatCTCATTTAATGATCCTGAAATCCTAAGAAACAAAAGATACTTACATATTTTCTTCCAAAATATTGCCTGTGTTCATTGTTTGCCCATTTGCTGACTTTAACATCGGAGTGGCTacgtcggacacccctccgacgcccattcacgagttccttttaGTGTCTACAGGTGCTCTCTAAGCAATTATCTTCGTTCAGAAATCCCAAAACATTATAAATTGTTGATACGATCCGTTGGAGCTCATTACCCGGCTCATTCATTTCTTCGAGATCGCATCACATATTATATGTTATTAGACCAAAAATCGTATTGATTCTTACTAGAGCACTGATGAGAATATGAAGAAataagaatttaaaaaaaaaacggaaTGATCTGATACTCTCTCTACCTACCATTTAGCTTTACCAGCTAAGAACAAACAAAATAGGGGGAGATTTATTTggtaaaaaaatacaaaatatatgT from the Primulina eburnea isolate SZY01 chromosome 3, ASM2296580v1, whole genome shotgun sequence genome contains:
- the LOC140828510 gene encoding uncharacterized protein — translated: MPTCSNGIFRNMTTEQSCTKSCCLFCILKEQDSTIRKAAIKEYLKGLPFLDSEVLILVVSSLWNIAMTQPNDQELPSLGVFECMAGLIRKALHDRTWLLTHQNIYIPYYATHIIGSFTMNKVESAVRAVDSGVIPPLLELLRGKMSWVEQRVAVRALGHLASYEMTFEAIKAYEDEMVKLAMCLASSCLEMVYNRFVGVKPRKRRARYHVNLLTRGVGGVEMENQKAEEWASQLQCWSIHLLNCFAIKGRSLNLICKQEFLKDLYEMWGGLVNQSSPAGVGLIRILCYSELGRESISEWRHVIENLCHLSRSSDDWQYMGIDCLLLLLKDPKTRHKVFDIAASYLIDLIELRNLGNRSNVGATITRALLSNFKHHQNSEIKNPSVQKAIKELWILKADKRKQEQNMSSENLEEKRVKVNVLKQEGNRMFFLGQIEEAKLKYTEALEFCRLMQRNDRVALHSNRAQCSLLLRNPDSAISDATRALCLCSPPNTHAKSLWYRSQAYDMKGMAKESLLDCITFINLCIKLNAENHLKIPYYAVRMISKQMDLTWIFRAARLKALSTCPRVKDQENKGKMCVHLRNKSSISGLSTILEDQPFPGKDGRERKKIEKAKGRNKLIISS